Proteins encoded in a region of the Nocardia asteroides genome:
- the gap gene encoding type I glyceraldehyde-3-phosphate dehydrogenase has translation MTVRVGINGFGRIGRNFFRAVEAQKALGTTDIEIVAVNDLTDNATLATLLKYDSILGRLPQDVSLDGDDTIVVGDQRIKALAIKEGPAALPWGDLGVDVVVESTGIFTDATKAKGHLAAGAKKVIISAPAKGEDITIVMGVNDEKYDGSQNIISNASCTTNCLGPLAKVLNDEFGIERGLMTTIHAYTQDQNLQDGPHSDLRRARAAALNIVPTGTGAAKAIGLVLPELQGKLDGYALRVPVPTGSVTDLTATLRKSATLEEINAAYKAAAEGPLKGILKYNTDPIVSSDIVTDPASSIYDAPLTKVIDDQVKVVSWYDNEWGYSNRLADLIGLVGKSL, from the coding sequence GTGACTGTCCGGGTAGGCATCAACGGCTTCGGTCGTATCGGACGTAACTTCTTCCGGGCGGTGGAGGCGCAGAAGGCGCTCGGCACCACCGACATCGAGATCGTCGCGGTCAACGACCTCACCGACAACGCGACCCTCGCGACCCTGCTCAAGTACGACTCGATCCTGGGCCGGTTGCCCCAGGATGTCTCGCTCGACGGCGACGACACCATCGTGGTGGGCGACCAGCGGATCAAGGCGCTGGCCATCAAGGAGGGCCCGGCGGCGCTGCCGTGGGGCGATCTGGGCGTCGACGTGGTCGTCGAGTCCACCGGCATCTTCACCGATGCCACCAAGGCCAAGGGCCACCTCGCCGCGGGCGCGAAGAAGGTGATCATCTCCGCTCCGGCCAAGGGCGAGGACATCACCATCGTCATGGGCGTCAACGACGAGAAGTACGACGGCAGCCAGAACATCATCTCGAACGCCTCGTGCACCACCAACTGCCTCGGCCCGCTGGCCAAGGTGCTCAACGACGAGTTCGGCATCGAGCGTGGCCTGATGACCACCATCCATGCCTACACCCAGGACCAGAACCTGCAGGACGGCCCGCACAGCGACCTGCGTCGCGCGCGCGCCGCCGCGCTGAACATCGTGCCCACCGGCACCGGCGCCGCGAAGGCCATCGGCCTGGTGCTGCCCGAGTTGCAGGGCAAGCTGGACGGCTACGCGCTGCGCGTGCCGGTCCCGACGGGCTCGGTCACCGACCTGACCGCCACCCTGCGCAAGTCGGCCACGCTCGAGGAGATCAACGCCGCCTACAAGGCCGCCGCCGAGGGCCCGCTGAAGGGCATCCTCAAGTACAACACCGACCCGATCGTCTCCTCCGACATCGTCACCGACCCGGCCTCGTCGATCTACGACGCGCCGCTGACCAAGGTGATCGACGACCAGGTGAAGGTCGTGTCCTGGTACGACAACGAGTGGGGCTACTCCAACCGTCTCGCCGATCTCATCGGCCTCGTCGGCAAGTCGCTCTGA
- a CDS encoding phosphoglycerate kinase encodes MAVKTLADLLGEGVEGRGVLVRSDLNVPLDDKGQITDPGRIIASAPTIKALAEAGAKVVVTAHLGRPKGEPDAKLSLAPVAARLAEELGRNVQLAGDVVGQDALARSEGLTDGDVLLLENIRFDPRETSKDDAQRAKLAAALVELVGDDGAFVSDGFGVVHRKQASVYDVAQQLPHYAGTLVAAEVEVLAKLTENPDRPYAVVLGGSKVSDKLAVIEALAPMVDTLVIGGGMCFTFLAAQGLSVGSSLLQEEMVDTCKRLLEQYADVIHLPRDIVVADAFAADAESKVVAAHEIPDGWLGLDVGPDSVDRFAVLLTEARTVFWNGPMGVFEFEKFAAGTRGVAEAIVTATGKGAFTVVGGGDSAAAVRALGLPEDGFSHISTGGGASLEYLEGKELPGIAVLEG; translated from the coding sequence ATGGCTGTCAAGACACTCGCGGATCTGCTCGGCGAGGGTGTCGAGGGTCGGGGCGTGCTGGTGCGCTCCGACCTGAACGTGCCCCTCGACGACAAAGGACAGATCACCGATCCCGGCCGCATCATCGCCTCGGCGCCGACCATCAAGGCGCTCGCCGAAGCGGGCGCGAAGGTCGTCGTGACCGCGCACCTCGGCCGCCCGAAGGGCGAGCCGGACGCGAAGCTCTCGCTGGCGCCGGTGGCAGCCCGGCTCGCCGAGGAACTGGGCCGCAATGTGCAGCTGGCCGGTGACGTGGTGGGTCAGGACGCGCTCGCGCGGTCCGAGGGCCTCACCGACGGCGACGTGCTGCTGCTGGAGAACATCCGGTTCGACCCGCGTGAGACCAGCAAGGACGACGCGCAGCGGGCCAAGCTGGCCGCCGCGCTGGTCGAGCTCGTCGGCGACGACGGCGCGTTCGTTTCCGACGGTTTCGGTGTGGTGCACCGTAAGCAGGCGTCGGTGTACGACGTCGCCCAGCAGTTGCCGCACTACGCGGGCACGCTGGTCGCGGCCGAGGTCGAGGTGCTGGCCAAGCTGACCGAGAACCCCGACCGGCCGTACGCGGTCGTGCTCGGCGGTTCCAAGGTCTCCGACAAGCTGGCGGTCATCGAGGCGCTCGCGCCGATGGTCGACACGCTGGTGATCGGAGGCGGCATGTGCTTCACCTTCCTTGCGGCACAGGGCCTCTCGGTGGGCTCCTCTTTGCTGCAGGAGGAGATGGTGGACACCTGCAAGCGTCTGCTCGAGCAGTACGCCGACGTCATCCACCTGCCGCGCGACATCGTGGTGGCCGACGCGTTCGCCGCGGACGCGGAGTCGAAAGTTGTTGCTGCACATGAGATCCCGGACGGCTGGCTGGGTCTGGACGTGGGCCCGGACTCGGTGGACCGCTTCGCGGTACTGCTGACCGAGGCGCGCACCGTCTTCTGGAACGGGCCGATGGGTGTGTTCGAGTTCGAGAAGTTCGCCGCGGGCACCCGCGGGGTGGCCGAGGCGATCGTGACCGCGACCGGTAAGGGCGCGTTCACCGTGGTCGGCGGCGGTGATTCGGCCGCGGCCGTGCGCGCGCTCGGGCTGCCGGAGGACGGTTTCTCGCACATCTCCACCGGCGGCGGCGCGTCGCTGGAATACCTGGAGGGCAAGGAACTCCCCGGCATCGCGGTGTTGGAGGGCTGA
- the tpiA gene encoding triose-phosphate isomerase yields MARKPLIAGNWKMNLNHLEAIALVQKIAFALPEKYFDKVDVAVIPPFTDLRSVQTLVEGDKLLLTYGGQDVSVHEAGAYTGEISASMLAKLGCTFVVVGHSERRQYHNEDDATVLAKAKQALKHGITPIVCIGEGLNIRDARTHVEYNLEQLRGSLKGLTAEQISKIVIAYEPVWAIGTGKVATPADAQEVCGAIRGELEKLASPEVASGVRVLYGGSVNAKNVGELVAQTDIDGALVGGASLKGDEFATLSAIAAGGPLP; encoded by the coding sequence ATGGCACGCAAACCGCTCATCGCGGGCAACTGGAAGATGAACCTCAATCACCTCGAGGCCATCGCCCTGGTGCAGAAGATCGCGTTCGCGCTGCCGGAGAAATACTTCGACAAGGTCGATGTGGCGGTGATCCCGCCGTTCACCGACCTGCGCAGCGTGCAGACGCTGGTCGAAGGGGACAAGCTCCTGCTCACCTACGGCGGTCAGGACGTCTCCGTGCACGAGGCGGGCGCCTACACCGGTGAGATCAGCGCGAGCATGCTCGCCAAGCTGGGCTGCACCTTCGTCGTGGTGGGGCACTCCGAACGGCGGCAGTACCACAACGAGGACGACGCCACCGTGCTGGCCAAGGCCAAGCAGGCGTTGAAGCACGGCATCACGCCGATCGTCTGCATCGGTGAGGGCCTGAACATCCGCGATGCCCGAACGCATGTCGAGTACAACCTCGAGCAGCTGCGTGGATCGCTGAAAGGCCTTACGGCGGAGCAGATCTCGAAGATCGTCATCGCCTACGAGCCGGTGTGGGCGATCGGCACCGGCAAGGTGGCCACCCCCGCCGACGCGCAAGAGGTCTGTGGCGCGATCCGCGGGGAGCTGGAGAAGCTCGCCTCGCCGGAGGTGGCTTCGGGGGTCCGCGTGCTCTACGGCGGGTCGGTGAACGCCAAGAACGTCGGAGAACTGGTCGCCCAGACCGATATCGACGGCGCATTGGTCGGCGGCGCTTCGCTCAAGGGTGACGAATTCGCCACCCTCTCCGCGATCGCCGCGGGCGGCCCGCTGCCCTGA
- a CDS encoding DUF1579 domain-containing protein, whose amino-acid sequence MTLRKLYTALPVALVALATLVGCSDDSSHDHDHAHPGVTSTTAAAAVRPEQQDAGHRRLNQLVGEWKGEKSTFVAGGTADNPIKREIVSRWEWIAETGNNFLREEAEDIQGSAAYYRLGLLGFSPTDNRYEWSTVDSITPMTMSYKGAKGSGGDAEIVMAGEFTDPGVLGEQFIGKTIAMRTVIRLESADRVVMEISFTPPGEAERVADRVVLTRRK is encoded by the coding sequence GTGACTCTTCGCAAGCTGTACACCGCACTTCCGGTCGCGCTGGTCGCGCTGGCCACCCTCGTCGGCTGTTCCGACGATTCGTCGCACGATCACGATCACGCCCATCCCGGCGTGACATCCACCACCGCCGCCGCGGCGGTGCGACCGGAGCAGCAGGACGCGGGACACCGCAGGCTCAATCAGCTGGTGGGGGAGTGGAAGGGCGAGAAGTCGACCTTCGTCGCGGGCGGCACGGCGGACAACCCGATCAAGCGGGAGATCGTCTCGCGCTGGGAGTGGATCGCCGAGACCGGCAACAACTTCCTGCGCGAGGAAGCCGAGGACATCCAGGGAAGCGCCGCCTACTACCGGCTCGGACTGCTCGGATTCTCGCCGACCGACAACCGCTACGAGTGGTCGACCGTCGACAGCATCACGCCGATGACGATGAGCTACAAGGGCGCCAAGGGAAGCGGCGGCGACGCCGAAATCGTCATGGCCGGTGAATTCACCGATCCCGGCGTCCTCGGCGAGCAGTTCATCGGCAAGACGATCGCGATGCGAACCGTGATTCGGCTGGAGTCGGCCGACCGGGTGGTCATGGAAATCTCCTTCACGCCGCCCGGAGAAGCCGAGCGAGTCGCCGATCGCGTCGTGCTCACCCGGCGGAAGTAG
- a CDS encoding META domain-containing protein, producing MAAHFVRLGPVVLLALCAIAGCSGQEPDRGADEPTPVGRTFLSTNVEGAPIPGGGPLTISFTEGRLAADAGCNKFTGAVTLDDHVLHVSGLATTLMACEDDRRGADEWLSGLLNSQPSWRLDDSRLTLHSADRTVTLLDKKVAQPDKPVKGTSWLVTSLITDNSQVRSRALDEARPTLTIAEDGSVSGAAGCNQMTGSAEVSGAQITFRIATTKMMCSPEVMEVEQAVLNALDGGTNATVDAGTLTLRNDNGAGLVLHAQ from the coding sequence ATGGCGGCACACTTCGTGCGACTGGGACCGGTCGTCCTGCTCGCTCTCTGCGCGATCGCGGGCTGCTCGGGCCAGGAACCCGACCGCGGCGCCGACGAGCCGACTCCGGTGGGCCGCACCTTCCTCTCGACCAACGTCGAAGGCGCCCCGATTCCCGGCGGCGGGCCGCTGACGATCAGCTTCACCGAGGGGCGGCTGGCGGCCGACGCGGGATGCAACAAGTTCACCGGCGCGGTAACTCTCGACGATCACGTTCTGCACGTCTCCGGCCTGGCCACCACGCTGATGGCCTGCGAGGACGACCGGCGAGGCGCCGACGAGTGGCTCAGCGGCCTGCTGAACTCTCAGCCCAGCTGGCGGCTCGACGACTCGCGCCTGACCCTGCACAGTGCCGACCGCACGGTGACCTTGCTCGACAAGAAGGTCGCTCAGCCGGACAAGCCCGTCAAGGGCACGTCCTGGCTGGTCACCTCGCTCATCACCGACAACAGCCAGGTCCGCTCGCGCGCCCTCGACGAAGCGCGGCCGACGCTCACCATCGCCGAGGACGGCAGCGTCTCCGGCGCCGCCGGGTGCAACCAGATGACCGGCAGCGCCGAGGTGTCGGGTGCGCAGATCACTTTCCGGATCGCCACCACGAAGATGATGTGCTCCCCGGAGGTGATGGAGGTCGAGCAAGCCGTCCTGAACGCTCTGGACGGCGGGACGAACGCCACGGTGGACGCCGGCACGCTGACCCTGCGCAACGACAACGGCGCGGGCCTGGTCCTGCACGCGCAGTGA
- a CDS encoding DMT family transporter, which produces MSSSVSTPARSGLVYLVGAGILWGTGGLLGTLLHRATGLAPVSVATCRLAVGGLLLMILLAGTRRPWPRNATAWRRIGAVAVLAATFQAAYFGAVAASSVSLATLITIGTSPVVVAVVEHVTGRRAVDRRRAATIGIALCGLALLVGVPTGNTGTAGLLVGAALAAVAATAFATVTVINAVPVPGLDATTTIALGFTGGALLLAPLAATSGLGFDPTPGSVALVVLLGLAPTAVAYTLYFRGLSDSGPGIAAVLALLEPLTGATLAAVVLGERLTAPGVAGAALLIVALLLAATPARPAVQGPDSAAERRHARD; this is translated from the coding sequence ATGTCCTCATCTGTCTCCACGCCCGCCCGTTCCGGGCTGGTCTACCTCGTCGGCGCCGGAATTCTCTGGGGCACCGGCGGTCTGCTCGGCACGTTGTTGCACCGGGCCACCGGTTTGGCGCCCGTCTCCGTGGCCACCTGCCGGCTCGCCGTCGGCGGGCTGCTGCTGATGATCCTGCTCGCGGGCACACGGCGGCCATGGCCGCGAAATGCGACGGCGTGGCGGCGGATCGGCGCCGTCGCCGTGCTCGCGGCGACCTTCCAGGCCGCCTATTTCGGCGCCGTCGCGGCCTCGTCGGTCAGCCTCGCCACGCTGATCACCATCGGTACGTCGCCGGTGGTCGTCGCGGTGGTGGAGCACGTCACCGGAAGGCGGGCGGTGGACCGCCGCCGTGCGGCGACGATCGGCATCGCCCTGTGCGGGCTGGCATTGCTGGTCGGGGTGCCGACCGGAAACACAGGGACGGCCGGGTTGCTGGTCGGCGCGGCCCTCGCTGCGGTGGCCGCGACGGCGTTCGCGACCGTCACCGTGATCAACGCCGTGCCGGTTCCCGGGCTCGACGCGACGACCACCATCGCCCTCGGATTCACCGGTGGAGCGTTGCTGCTCGCACCCCTCGCGGCAACGAGCGGGCTGGGATTCGACCCGACGCCGGGCAGCGTCGCGCTGGTTGTTCTGCTGGGCCTGGCGCCGACCGCGGTCGCCTACACGTTGTACTTCCGCGGACTGTCGGATTCCGGCCCGGGAATTGCCGCGGTGCTGGCTCTGCTCGAACCGCTTACGGGAGCGACGCTCGCGGCAGTCGTCCTGGGAGAACGTCTCACCGCGCCCGGGGTGGCGGGGGCGGCATTGCTCATCGTGGCACTGCTGCTCGCCGCCACACCCGCGCGTCCGGCGGTCCAGGGGCCGGACTCGGCGGCGGAGCGGCGCCACGCCCGCGACTAA
- a CDS encoding MFS transporter: MTTAATSPGSTWAPLRSPVYRALWVAQLVSNLGTWMQTVGAQWMMVDLPNAAALVSFVQTAITLPVMLLAIPSGVIADLVDRRRLLLGAQTTMALLATVLAVSTATGHTTPAVLLTLLFLLGCGQALTAPAWQAIQPELVSREQIPAASALGSMNINLGRAVGPALAGALVSLSGPTLVFALNAMSFAGIVAVLTVWRRPSADRRLPTERPMAALQAGTRFIRAAPAIRRVLLRSILFIAPASAVWALLPVIARDRLGLSSSGYGLMLGALGVGAVLGAAALSRLRAWLTPTQRLTIAATLFGVATAGTALLRVVPVVLVLLVFAGLAWLLAMSTMNATMQLLLPAWVRARGLSVYLLVFMGGQAIGSLVWGLVADSIGSVQALLWAASLLALCAVSTVWLPIRNDPEMLDLTPSAFWPEPQLAVEPDPDDGPVLVLRSYDVPPESVEEFLAAMAFVGRSRQRTGAMEWRLYRDVGVIDRYVEAFVVRSWAEHMHQHQVRLTAQDQVREEAVAKFGTAEGEQVTHLVAVERR; this comes from the coding sequence GTGACCACTGCCGCGACGAGCCCGGGTTCCACCTGGGCGCCGCTGCGTTCGCCGGTGTACCGGGCGCTGTGGGTGGCGCAATTGGTGTCGAATCTCGGTACCTGGATGCAGACCGTCGGCGCGCAGTGGATGATGGTCGACCTGCCCAACGCGGCGGCGCTGGTGTCGTTCGTGCAGACCGCCATCACGCTTCCGGTGATGCTGCTGGCCATCCCGTCCGGCGTGATCGCCGATCTGGTGGACCGGCGCAGGCTGCTGCTCGGGGCGCAAACCACGATGGCGCTGCTCGCCACGGTCCTCGCTGTGTCCACGGCGACCGGGCACACCACCCCCGCCGTGCTGCTGACCTTGTTGTTCCTGCTCGGCTGCGGTCAGGCGCTGACCGCGCCGGCCTGGCAGGCGATCCAGCCGGAACTGGTTTCGCGCGAGCAGATCCCGGCGGCGTCCGCGCTGGGCAGCATGAACATCAACCTCGGAAGGGCGGTGGGGCCCGCGCTGGCCGGTGCGCTGGTCTCGCTGTCCGGGCCGACGCTGGTGTTCGCGCTGAACGCGATGTCGTTCGCCGGGATCGTCGCGGTACTGACGGTCTGGCGCAGGCCGTCGGCCGACCGGCGCTTGCCCACGGAACGTCCGATGGCGGCATTGCAGGCGGGTACCCGGTTCATCCGGGCGGCGCCCGCGATCCGCCGGGTGCTGCTGCGCTCGATCCTGTTCATCGCGCCCGCCAGCGCGGTGTGGGCGCTGCTGCCGGTGATCGCTCGCGACCGGCTGGGGTTGTCGTCGTCCGGGTACGGCCTGATGCTCGGCGCCCTGGGCGTCGGCGCGGTGCTCGGCGCCGCGGCGCTGTCCCGGTTGCGGGCGTGGCTGACCCCGACACAGCGGCTCACCATCGCCGCGACCCTGTTCGGGGTGGCGACGGCGGGTACGGCACTGCTGCGCGTCGTTCCGGTGGTGCTGGTGCTGCTGGTGTTCGCGGGATTGGCCTGGCTGCTGGCGATGTCCACGATGAACGCGACCATGCAGCTGCTGCTGCCCGCCTGGGTGCGGGCGCGCGGGCTGTCGGTCTATCTGCTGGTGTTCATGGGCGGCCAGGCGATCGGCTCGCTGGTCTGGGGTCTGGTCGCCGACTCGATCGGCTCGGTGCAGGCGCTGTTGTGGGCCGCGTCGCTGCTGGCGCTCTGCGCGGTCAGCACCGTGTGGCTGCCCATCCGGAACGACCCCGAGATGCTCGACTTGACTCCCTCGGCGTTCTGGCCGGAACCTCAGCTGGCGGTCGAGCCCGATCCCGACGACGGTCCCGTACTGGTCCTGCGCAGCTACGACGTGCCGCCGGAGAGCGTGGAGGAATTCCTCGCCGCCATGGCCTTCGTCGGCCGGTCCCGGCAGCGCACCGGTGCGATGGAGTGGCGTCTCTATCGCGATGTCGGGGTGATCGACCGCTACGTGGAGGCGTTCGTGGTGCGGTCCTGGGCCGAGCACATGCACCAGCACCAGGTCCGGCTCACCGCCCAGGACCAGGTGCGAGAAGAGGCCGTCGCGAAGTTCGGCACCGCAGAGGGGGAGCAGGTCACCCACCTCGTCGCGGTCGAACGGCGCTAG
- the secG gene encoding preprotein translocase subunit SecG: MRMFLDILLIITSVLLVLLVLLHRAKGGGLSSLFGGGVQSSLSGSTVVEKNLDRVTIFTGVIWLIAILGIGLEIKFA; encoded by the coding sequence ATGCGGATGTTCCTGGATATCCTCCTGATCATCACCAGCGTGCTGCTGGTGCTGCTGGTGCTGCTGCACCGCGCCAAGGGTGGAGGTCTGTCCAGCCTGTTCGGCGGCGGTGTGCAGTCCAGCCTGTCCGGGTCCACCGTCGTGGAGAAGAACCTCGACCGCGTCACCATCTTCACCGGCGTCATCTGGCTGATCGCCATCCTCGGCATCGGCCTGGAGATCAAGTTCGCCTGA
- a CDS encoding SDR family NAD(P)-dependent oxidoreductase → MNGIPERLEGKVAVVTGASRGIGKGIALELGAAGATVLVTGRSATQGRLPGTVHATASEIDAAGGVGIPFVCDHRDDDAVQRLFELIRDEHGRLDVLVNNVYNSPAAARWLGKPFWEVPPAAWDESFDVGVRSHYVASVFAAPLLIESGGLIVNISSPGARRYMHNAVYGVAKSALDRLTADMAHNLAGTEVTVVSLWPGIVDTELLQLVPADATGRRLVTLPGEGTFDLGDAQTPRFTGRAVVALATDAGRRSRTGLPWPVADLAEYYGFTDVGGRVPRVD, encoded by the coding sequence GTGAACGGAATACCGGAAAGGCTCGAAGGCAAGGTCGCGGTGGTCACCGGCGCCAGCCGCGGCATCGGCAAGGGGATCGCGCTGGAGCTGGGTGCGGCGGGCGCCACGGTGCTCGTCACCGGACGCTCGGCGACACAGGGACGGCTACCCGGCACCGTACACGCCACTGCCTCGGAAATCGATGCCGCGGGCGGAGTCGGCATCCCGTTCGTGTGCGATCACCGCGACGACGACGCGGTGCAGCGGCTGTTCGAGCTGATCCGTGACGAGCACGGTAGGTTGGACGTCCTGGTGAACAACGTCTACAACTCGCCCGCCGCCGCCCGCTGGCTGGGCAAGCCGTTCTGGGAGGTGCCGCCGGCGGCATGGGATGAGTCGTTCGACGTGGGGGTCCGATCGCATTACGTGGCGAGCGTTTTCGCGGCGCCGCTGTTGATCGAGTCGGGCGGGTTGATCGTCAACATCTCCTCGCCAGGGGCACGCCGATACATGCACAACGCGGTGTACGGCGTCGCGAAATCCGCTCTGGACCGGCTCACCGCCGACATGGCGCACAACCTCGCGGGCACCGAAGTGACCGTGGTCTCGCTCTGGCCCGGCATCGTCGACACCGAACTGCTGCAATTGGTTCCGGCCGACGCCACCGGCAGGCGTCTGGTCACGTTGCCCGGTGAGGGCACCTTCGACCTCGGTGACGCGCAGACGCCGCGCTTCACCGGCCGCGCCGTCGTCGCGCTCGCCACCGACGCGGGCCGTCGCTCCCGCACGGGATTGCCCTGGCCGGTAGCGGATCTCGCCGAGTATTACGGGTTCACCGACGTCGGCGGTCGCGTTCCGCGCGTCGACTGA
- a CDS encoding alpha/beta hydrolase, which produces MHVAEQGEGQPVVFCHGFPHTWYIWHRQLPAIAAAGYRALAPDLRGYGRTDVPADLEAYTNRAVCGDLLALLDDIGAERAVFVGLDFGAALVWELALRAPERVRGVIVLNNPFAPRPPRAPSQLWAKAAARHFLHLHYFQTPGVADAELGARPRDFLARVYYALSADYHYLDTWRFPAEGTGYLDVLPEAPALPWQWLGTNELDVLAADFERTGFTGGLNWYRSLDRNWELTAEYADAKVTVPAYFLYGDRDPDMEGFSGRDPLATLREHVVDLRAVTEIAGAGHLVQLERTEQVNALLTAHLGHLAAHPAELPA; this is translated from the coding sequence ATGCACGTCGCCGAGCAGGGCGAGGGGCAGCCGGTGGTCTTCTGTCACGGGTTTCCGCACACCTGGTACATCTGGCACCGGCAGCTTCCCGCGATCGCCGCGGCCGGCTACCGCGCCCTGGCGCCGGACCTGCGCGGCTACGGGCGGACCGACGTCCCTGCCGACCTCGAGGCCTACACCAATCGCGCGGTGTGCGGCGACCTGCTCGCGCTGCTCGATGACATCGGCGCCGAACGGGCGGTGTTCGTCGGCCTGGATTTCGGCGCGGCGCTGGTGTGGGAACTGGCGTTGCGCGCGCCGGAGCGGGTGCGCGGCGTCATCGTCCTGAACAATCCGTTCGCGCCACGTCCGCCGCGTGCTCCGTCACAGCTGTGGGCGAAGGCCGCGGCGCGGCACTTCTTGCACCTGCACTACTTCCAAACTCCGGGCGTAGCCGACGCGGAACTCGGCGCGCGGCCCCGGGATTTCCTGGCCCGCGTGTACTACGCGCTCAGCGCCGACTATCACTACCTGGACACCTGGCGTTTCCCGGCCGAGGGCACCGGCTACCTCGACGTGCTGCCGGAGGCGCCCGCACTGCCCTGGCAGTGGCTCGGCACGAACGAGTTGGACGTACTGGCAGCGGATTTCGAGCGCACCGGGTTCACCGGCGGATTGAACTGGTATCGCAGCCTGGACCGCAACTGGGAGCTCACCGCCGAGTACGCGGACGCGAAAGTCACTGTGCCCGCGTATTTCCTGTACGGCGACCGCGACCCGGACATGGAAGGCTTCAGCGGACGTGACCCGCTGGCCACCCTGCGCGAGCACGTCGTCGATCTGCGCGCGGTGACCGAGATCGCCGGAGCGGGCCACCTCGTCCAGCTGGAGCGAACCGAGCAGGTGAACGCGTTGCTCACCGCTCATCTCGGCCACCTTGCCGCGCATCCCGCCGAGCTCCCGGCCTGA